The following proteins are co-located in the Abditibacteriaceae bacterium genome:
- a CDS encoding VOC family protein — translation MSQPKGFEMDHVAVQTADVPKSVRWYVEQFGAEVLYQDDTWAFLRLGQGKLALVTPTQHPPHVALRVDEEQLEAAAAHAGKPIDRHRDGTRGIYIDDLDGNAVELICYPPGETVYS, via the coding sequence GTGTCGCAACCAAAAGGTTTTGAAATGGATCATGTCGCGGTGCAAACCGCCGATGTTCCCAAAAGTGTGCGCTGGTATGTCGAGCAGTTTGGGGCCGAAGTTTTGTATCAGGATGACACTTGGGCCTTCCTGCGACTGGGACAAGGCAAGCTCGCCCTGGTAACTCCGACACAGCATCCGCCGCATGTTGCCCTGCGCGTCGATGAAGAACAACTCGAAGCTGCTGCTGCGCACGCCGGAAAGCCAATAGACCGGCATCGCGATGGCACACGGGGCATCTATATTGATGACCTCGATGGTAACGCCGTCGAACTTATTTGTTATCCACCGGGCGAAACGGTTTACTCGTAG